The genomic DNA GCATGCGTGCTACTGTATATCGCGCAGCCAACCCGATCATCTCGGTTGCTGACAATTTAGCCAGCCATTCGGAATTAAAGACTACTCGCGTCTTTACAGGATCAAGGATTTTGAAAACCTGCTCCTTGTAAGTCTCGGCGTTACGTGCTACATCCTCGCGTGACAGGGCTTTTCGAGTTTCCGATTTTCCTGTCGGGTCACCGATCATCCCAGTGAAGTCACCGATCAGAAAATAGATGTCGTGTCCCAGTTGCTGGAAATGCCGAAGCTTGTGAAGAAGCACCGTATGTCCGAGATGCAAATCTGGAGCAGTCGGATCAAAGCCGGCCTTGATTTTCAAAGGAACTCCCGTACGTGCTGAATTTTCCAGCTTCTCCCGGAGTTCGTTTTCCAAGAGGATCTCGACCGTCCCCCGCTTTATTATCTCCATCTGACCTGCAACTGTCATAGACGCCTCCTGCATCATTGCACTCAAACACTTCCAATGTTTATACGCTCAATCGCCAAGGCTTTTCCACTAACATCGTCAATCTCCAGGTATACCCCATTCAGCCTTACATCTTTCTTAGCGACCTCAAACCGCTTCGGCAGTTGAGTCAGAAACTTCTCTATAGCCTCTTCCTTACGCATGCCAATAACCGAATCAAAAGACCCTGTCATTCCTGCATCCGTCAGATATGCTGTTCCATGTGGAAGAATACGCTCGTCAGCCGTCTGTACATGCGTATGCGTGCCGATTACGGCACTGGCTCGGCCATCAAGATACCAACCAAGAGCCGCTTTCTCTGATGTGGCTTCGGCATGAAAGTCGACTATAACAACAGGAGTGATTTCGCGAAGTCGATTGATCTCTCTGTCAGCCGTTCGGAAGGGGCAGTCCAGATTATTCATGAATACCCGTCCCTCCAAGTTCAGTACGGCAACCTTGGTCCCCCCTGCTGTAGTCACCACAGTACTCCCCACACCTGGGGTCCCCTCAGGGTAATTTGCTGGACGGAGAAGATAGGGAACATCTTTTACGAAATCAAGTGACTCCTTCTTGTCCCAGACATGGTTTCCGGATGTCAGGAGGTGAACTCCAGCTCGATGCAGCTCCAGTGCAACTTCTGCAGTAATACCGAAACCACCGGCAGAGTTCTCCCCGTTCGCGATTACCAGGTCGAGAAGATACCGGTCGACCAACCTGTCCAACTCGCGTGATACCGCAAGCCTACCGGGCTTACCGATAATGTCTCCGATGAAAAATACCTTAACGGGCATACTCGATTGCCCGCGTCTCCCTTATTACGTTGACCTTGATCTGGCCGGGATACGTCATCTCCGCTTCTATTTTCTTTGCCACATCCTTTGCAAGCACTACGGCCCCATCATCTGTAACAGCGTCGCTCGAAACCATCACCCGGATTTCCCGTCCGGCCTGTATTGCAAAAGAATTAGTAACGCCACCGAAAGAATTGGCAATACGCTCCAGATCCTCAAGCCGCTTCACGTACGTTTCCATCATTTCGCGACGCGCCCCAGGACGTGCCCCGGACAACGCATCCGCTGCCTGGACGAGAACGGCTAGGACCGACGACGGCTTTTCATCTTCATGGTGAGCCATTATGGAATGAACTATTTTCGGAGATTCACCGTATTTGCGTGCTAAATCCGCACCTATCACCGCATGAGATCCTTCTATCTCGTGGTCCACAGCCTTGCCGAGATCGTGCAGGAGGCCTGCCCGCTTGGCTTGTTTTACATTTATCCCCAGCTCTGCAGCCATTATGCCGCAGAGGAAGGCTACTTCCAATGAATGCTGGTAGACATTTTGGCTATAGGACGTGCGATAGCGCAACCGGCCAATAAGCTTGAGGATTTCCGGGTGAATCCCATGAACCCCCAGGTCAAAGGCTGCCTGCTCACCAGCCTCTTTCATCGCAAGCTCTACTTCCTCCTCAGCCTTTGCCACAACTTCCTCAATCCTTCCCGGATGAATGCGTCCGTCGGCTATAAGGCGTTCAAGAGCTATTTTGGCAACCTCCCTTCGAACCGGATTGAACCCGGACAAAATAACGGCTTCCGGCGTATCATCGATTATAAGATCAATACCGGTTGCTGCTTCTAGCGCCCTTATGTTGCGCCCTTCCCGCCCGATTATGCGTCCCTTCATTTCGTCTGAGGGCAGAGCGACTACCGAAACGGTTCGTTCTGCGACATACTCCCCTGCGTACCGCTGTATCGCAAGAGAGATAATTTCCTTCGACTTCTTGTCAGCTGTTTCACGGGCTTCTTCTTCAATGGCTTTCACACGTTTGGCTGCATCCAGCTTTGCTTCGCTTTCCATAGCCTCCATCAGTATTCGTTTCGCTTCTGCAGAGGAAAGACCCGAAAGTTCCTCTAGTTTTTTCCGCTCTTCTTCAATTATATGGTTAAGTTTTTCCTCTTTCTGCACCAGCCCCTGCTCCCGATTGACAAGACCCTGCTCCCGCTTAAGAAATTCCGTCTCCCGCTGATCGAATGCAATGATCTTCTTGTCAAGATTTTCTTCTTTCTGCTGAAGCCGCTTTTCCAGTGCCTGCAGGTCGCGCCTCTTGTCCTTCGTCTCTCTTTCAAATTCTGCCTTCGCCTGGTAGATTGCATCTTTGGCTTGCAAAGACGCTTCTTTGATAATTGTTTCAGCCTGGCGTTTTGCATCCTCCAAGGACTTTGATGCCATTTCCTCCGCTTTTGAAACCATGGAATCGGAGAACTTCTTCCTCAGCAGATTCCCGATGAAAAAACCAACAGCTGCAGCTGCTACAATAAGTATTATCGCTATTTCTATTTTCAACTCCTGCACCTCCCCTATATGATTAGCCGGTGAAAGGCCGTTGGGCGTTCCCGGCGTGTTTCCTACCTTACAAATCTGACTTTCGAGGCAAAACAACAATCTGCCGCTCAGTGATAATCATGTCCATCTGCACATCGTGTGGTTCCCCGGCAATCTCGTCTACGAGTTGGAAATCAAAACAAAAGCCTACGAGGCGACCACTCCCTTCTAACCTGTGCAGCGCCCGGTCGAAATACCCCTTCCCGTAGCCTATCCGACGTCCACTTCTGTCAAATGCAACCCCAGGAACAACAATTATATCTGCCGCTTCGGGGTCAACTATACCCCTTTCGGCTGTCGGTTCGCTGATGCCATAGGCCCCGGGACAAAGATGATGAACCGTTTCTACTGTTCGAAAGAGCAGGCCCTCGGGTGCCACGGAAGGAAACAGTACCGTTTTTCCCATCTTCAGTGCGGCAGCCAACACCTCGCCCGTCTCGACTTCATTCCTGATTGGAGCATACAACGCGATGCTCCGCGCCTGTATAAACAGGTCACAGGTAATGAAGGTGCGCTGGATCCTCCTGCTCGCATCTTTGATCGCGGAGAGAGGAAAAGCTGCCCGTTGAGCAAGCATGCGTCTTCGAATGTCTGTTTTAGGCATTAGATTGACGGCACCACGAAGGACAGGTGCCAATGGAACTACTCCGGGAGGAATTCGAAACAGGAGGTGTAAAGTTGACAGGCTATTAGGTAGAAATGCTGTGGCGAACTATGCAGGACTAACGCATAAGCGTGATCTTATGCAACTCCTTCGACATAGACGTATTCTCTTAGGCTACCTATCAGCAAAACGGGAACCAATTGCGCATTAATCCGCCGTTGATACTGGCAAAGCTTTACCAAACCTGGACCGAACATATATGTAAAAAATCTCCCAGAGAGATCGTTCAGCCTTTTTCTACCACATCGTCAATTCGCTGCAGCAGATCAGACAACTTCTCTTCCTGCCGCTTACTTACTTCGTACTTCGAAAACAAATCTAAATATGCTTCAGCTATATTAAGCAAGGCCAGTACGGCCACAATCTGGGGGTCTCCCCCCTTCACCGAAGCGGCAACTTCGGAAATCTTGTCATTAACAAAGGCTTCGACCTCCCGTACCTTCTCGGGAGGCGCCTCGCTCTTTACGAGCAATTCCCTGCCCAATACTCTGATACGGTGCGAATTCAAGAAGGTTGTATCTCCTCCAGCTTGGTGAGTATGGCATCAATGCGGGAGCGGAATCCATGACGCTCCGCCTGTAACCGCTGATTTTCTTCCCGCAGTGAATGGTTCTCCCGCTGTAGAGTGTGGTATCGCTCTATCAGCGTATCGATCCTCTTTTCCAACAGGTCCAAAACCTGATCATTCATACAGACACGTTCCCGGCGCTGAATACTAGATGACAAATCGTTTAAAGTCAAGGTTGTTATTGAAAAAGAGCTTCAACAAACTGTCCTGGGTCGAACTCGCGCAGGTCATCAACCCGTTCTCCTATTCCGATGTAGCGCACGGGGATGTTGAACTCGTTACCGATTGCGACCACTATTCCCCCTTTTGCCGTTCCATCCAGCTTCGTAAGCGCAATTCCAGTGACACCGGCCGACTCCTTGAACAGGCGAGCCTGTGAGATCGCGTTCTGTCCGGTTCCTCCGTCAAGGACCAGGAGTGTCTCATGAGGCGCACCGGGAATTTCTCTACTCATTACCCGACGGATCTTCTTCATCTCTTCCATCAGATTGACCTTAGTATGCATTCTTCCTGCTGTATCAACGATCAGTACATCCGATCTACGAGCCATTGCCGCTTTGCAGGCATCGAACACGACAGCCGAAGGATCGGCACCCTCCTGATGCCTGATCACATCCACATCGATCCTGTTTCCCCATACCTCCAGTTGCTCGGCTGCAGCGGCACGAAAGGTATCGGCCGCTGCGAGAAGCACTTTTCTCCCCTCAGCTTTGAACTTACTGGCCAGCTTGCCGATGGTCGTAGTTTTGCCTACGCCATTGACACCGATAACCATGATGACGAATGGAGAACTTCCTATTACGAGCGGTGCTGGCTGCCGCGCAAGCCGCGCAACGATCTCCTCCTTAAGGGCAGCTTTAAGGGCATCACCGTCGCGCAACTCATTCCGCTTAAGGCGCTGCTCAATGGTACGGATCAGTTCCACTGCCGTTGGGACTCCAATGTCGGCAGTTATCAATATCTCTTCAAGATCTTCGAGAGTATCGGCATCTATCTGCTTCTTGCCGAGAACAAGCGTATCTATACGACCCACAAGACTCTCATGGGTCTTGCTCAACCCCCGCTTCAATCTCTCAAAAAAAGAGTAAGTTTCCCCGGGAGGTTCGCTGGGAGTATCGGCTGGAACAACAGGCGACTCCGGCTGTTCGGGCGCAGGTTCTTCAGGCTGAAGATGTTGTTCCCCCCCGGTAAACCTGTCTATCCACCCCCGGAAGAATCCCTTCTTCTCTTCTTTCCTATCTTCAGACATCTACATGCTCCTTGAAAATTTCAAGCTTCAACAGCAAGTTTACCCCGTCCGGGGCGATAAAACATGCAACAAGAAGATTACATTCCGAGCCGCACCGATACCAATTTGGAAACCCCCGGCTCTTCCATTGTAATTCCGTACAATGTGTCGGCAACCATCATCGTGGTCTTGCTGTGAGTGATCATGATGAATTGCGAAAATTCGGTCATTTCTTTAACCATCTCATTGAATCGCCCAATGTTGGCGTCATCAAGCGGCGCATCGACCTCGTCAAGCAAACAGAAAGGTGAAGGCTTTATGAGAAAAATAGAAAAGATGAGTGCAACTGCGGTCAGGGCTTTTTCACCACCGGACAGAAGGGCGACGTTCTGCAGCTTTTTTCCTGGTGGCTGCACAATGATATCGATGCCTGTTTCAAGCAAGTCCTCCTCGTCGGTAAGCCTTAGTTCGGCCCTACCACCGCAAAAAAGGCGGGGGAAGACCTCCTGGAACTTCTGGTTGACCTGCTCGAACGTCTCGAGAAATCGTTTACGGGTAGTGCGATTGATCCGCTGAATCGCCTTCTGAAGACCCGTCAGAGAATCCTCCAGATCGACCTTCTGCTCCACTAGAAAGTTATAGCGGGTCTCCAGTTCCCGATATTCCTCTATAGCAGTGAGATTGACCTCACCCAACTCATCGACCAGCTTCTGCAGCTCAGACTGACGATGTCGTTGCGCCTCCTCACTCCAATCGTCATTGTCGTTAAACTCGTTAAATCGCTGCCGCAATGCATCCACTTCCAGACGATATTTTTCCATCACCGAATCACGGAGATGTGAAATCTTCATCGAAAGCTCTGTCGCCTGAAGGTTACGCTCCCCTTCCTCCCTGCGCACTACCCCTAAGGCCTCACGGAGCTGCCTCAGTCGCCCTTCCTCTTCGCGTACCTGCTCTGAAGATTTCTCATATGCCTCTCTTACTGTCGCCAGCGACTGCTCAGCGGCCAGCTGTCGCTGAAGCAGAGACGTCAGCTCTTCTTCCCCTGCTGCCGCTGCGGAAGCAAGCTGCTGTCGTTCCAGCTCTACATTCTCCAGCTCTTTGCCACGATTGGTTATCCGTCTCTGCAGATCGTGGGCATGCTCTTCAGAACGTTTTATGGCACGGAGGTTCGCCTCGCGTTTCTCCCGCAGCGCCGCGGCTCGTACTTTAATCCCTGTTACTTCCTCCCGGACCTGTTCGATCTTCCCCTTCTGCAGGGAAATCGCTTTTTGCAGCTCCTCCAAGGATGCTTCAAGACTCCCCTTCATCCCTTCCGTCACACACTTCCTATGCTCTGAGTCTGCCAGCTCCTTTTCGAGAAGGTTCTTTTCTTCCGAAAGCTGCTTATCCTCAACAGCCTGGACCGACAGCCGCTCCTCTATTCGCTGCCCCTCGTCACGAACCCGCTGCAGATCCTTCTCGTGATTCAGAATGGCTATCTCGGTCTGATGAAGATTCTGGCGCTTGCTTCGCAGGCCATCCTCAGCCGTCGAAAGCGCGCTCCGTGATTCCTGCTTCCCCGTTTCGAGCTCCTGAACTGCGCGCGTCAGGAGCGTCATCTCCTGCGACAGCTCCTTGATCTCCCGCTTCTTATGGATAAGCCCCTGCTGCACCGTCTCAGATGACCCTCCGTATATACAACCACCAAAGGCCATATCACCTTCACGGGTAACGAAAGTACAGCGGGGATAGTGACGAGAGAGTTCGACGCCTGCCTTAATGTCATCGCAAAGATGAACGTCCGCCACCAGCGGCTCTACCTGCGAACGGAAGCCCTCTTTGACCGTTATCAACTGCAGGAGCGGTATCGACTGACCACTCGTCGGAACAGGTTCAAGGGTGGAAGCACCCGGAACTACAAAACAACAACGCCCTCCCTCGGCTTTCTTGAGGTATTCAATGGCTTCGAGGGCTGCTCCCTCATCGCCTCCCATAACGTACTGGAGTCTTTCACCCAGAACCGCTTCCAGAGCTGCTTCATATTCGGATCCAGTTTCTATTACATCCGCCAGGACTCCCGCAAAACGACTCTTGTAGTGGTCCGAAAGCAACAACGTGCGGACCCCCTTGCCATAACCTGCTAGCTGGGCATCGAGTTCCTGGAGAGAATGAAGACGGCTGCTCTTACGGCTCAGCTCGTCCCTTTTTGCCACTAGCTCACGATCCTGCTTCTCCAGTTGCCGTTTCAGCTCCTCCTCACGTTGCCTGAGAAGATCGATCTCGGAAGCCAGCACGGCCTTGGCCTCCCTCTCATCTTTCAACTGCCCTTCAAACTGTGCAGTACGACCTGAAGTATCCGCGAGCTTCTCGCGCAGCGCCGCTTCCTCCCGTCGATTTCGCGCGTGACGCTCCGCGATTCCCTCTATTCTCTTGAGGAGTGCTCCCTTTTGGTTATTAAACTGAGCTATGCTGGAAAGAAGCGAGAATACCTCCCGTCGCTTTTCCTCCAGTCGCTCCGTCAGCTCTTTTTCCGTAAGGGACAGGTCATCCAACTCCCGCTCCTTCTCCTGCAGAACAAGGTCCTCGCCTGCGGCGTCCGTTCCAAGAACCCCCTTCTTCTGCTGAAGAGACGCCAACTCTTCTCCAGTATCCACAAGCTGCTTTTCCAGCGAAGCGAGTTCCTCCCTGAGCTTATCCCGCTGGCGCTCGATATTGAGAAGCTCCTTCCGTTGGAAATCGATACGGCTTTCACAGCTCTGGCAAGTGCTCTTGGCCCTGTATATCTCTTCCTGGGCCGAATTGAGCTTCTTCTCCTCCTCTGTCAGGGAGAGTCTGAGCCCCTCAAAATCAAGTTCCCCCTTTTCCAGCTCTGCGCCGAGAGCGGCCACACGCCCGGCCAGAGAAGCAGCCTCCCTGGCGGCATCCTCGTAGGTGCTGTTAAGCGAAGCATACGCTATAGCTGCAAATTGAAGCTCAATCTCCTTCAGTTCTTCACGATAAGTACGAAACTTCTCAGCCTTCTTTGCCTGACGATGGAGCGAGTTCATCTGACGACGGATCTCGGAAACTATATCCCCGATCCTCACCAGGTTCTGCTTTGTCACCTCTATTTTTTTTATGGCGACCTGTTTTCTGGCCTTGAATTTGGTAACTCCAGCCGCTTCTTCGATAAGGAATCTCCGCTCCTCAGGCTTTGAGAGGAGAATCATGCCGATCCTCCCCTGCTCAATCACGGAGTATGCCTTAGCCCCTACACCGGTATCCATGAAAAGCTCATGTATGTCGAGAAGACGACAGGATGTTTTGTTGAGGAAGTACTCGCTATCTCCGTCCCGATACAAGCGCCGGGTCACCTGTATCTCACTGTAGTTGAGGTATTTAGCGGGAACACGGCCATCTTCGGTGGAGAAAACCAGTGAGACCTCAGCCATCCCCAGCGGCTTGCGTGTCTCGCTGCCTCCGAAGATGACATCTTCCATGCTTCGCCCACGAAGGTTCTTCGCCGACTGCTCCCCCATAACCCAGCGGATGGCGTCTACGATATTCGACTTGCCGCAGCCGTTGGGACCGACTACGGCAGTAATGCCATGTGGGAAGTCGAGCACGACCCTGTCGACGAAGGATTTGAATCCCAGTATTTCGATGCGTTTGATCTTCATAAGCCGACGTATACTAACAGAGCGATAATCTGATTGCAACCGGCGGGCTTGCGTAGGCTTGAAGGGGAGAGTATACTTCCAGATCTCCGCCGGGCACTTACCGGCAGGTTGTTTTGAAAACTTCAATCAATACAGATCGTCGCACCCGCAGAAAGCCCGACAGAGGCGTACCAGCGTTACACCCCTACAAGAAGCGGCTTTCTGGGAGGCGCCAACAACTTCCTTAGAGCAATCAGACTAACGACTGATCCTATGAAAATGCCACAGAAGAACATACTTCTTGCCGTTCTCATTCTTGCAGCTGCTGTTGCAACAACGGGCGGCCTGCTCCTCGAAAAGATACTCGACCTCGACGCGTACAAGAATACCATCATCGAGACGATGCAGAGGGAGCTGAAAAGGGAGGTTCGATACCGTTCCGCAGAGTTCTCCTGGCGGTTCGGCCCCTCTTTTACCTTTAAAGATGTGATGATAATGGAACGGGGAACAGCCAGACCATTTGTGGGGGCCAAGCGATTAACCTTCAAAATAGCTCTCCTTCCGCTACTCCAGCGGGAAGTCTCGCTAAAGGAACTCCTCCTCGATCAGCCGAACATGCACGTTGTCAGGGACAGGGAGGGAAACCTCAATTTCAGCGACCTCCTGGAACAGAAGCAGGGATCAGTTCCTTTCCATATCAATCGGTTGCGAATCCGAAATGGCGCCATCGGCTTTATAGACTACGCTGCTGCTCCGGAAGGGGTAGCAGTGGCACTTACAGATATCCACCTATCACTTGCCCATTTTGCCAGAGGTAAGCAATGCTCTTTCAAATTAAGTACGTTGATCGGAGACGAAAGAAATAAGGAACGGGTTACTGTGCAAGGATCGGCCAAGCTGGCATCAGTCGACAGGCCGCTGACTGAAACGGATTTCAACTTCCGGATAACCGGGAAAAACATTGAAGCCAGCCCTTACTGGCCCTACTACCGGCAGTATGTTCCCTTCCAGAAGGTCACCGGGCAACTGACGATGGATGCGGAATTCACAGGAAAGCTGGCATCGTTCACGTCCAGGGGTAATTTCGGGGTAAGGAATCTTTTCTTTAACTATCCTGAAGTCTTCCGCTCCGTTCTTACACCAAAGACGGTGCAGGCGGATTATCAGTTGCAGTTCAACTCGCGGGACCTTACCGTCAGTTCTCTCGACCTCAATGTTGACGGCCTGCAGGTCCATGGGAATTGCGCCCTTCGCGATATCCCCAGCGGAGATCTTCGCATTACAGCCCGTGCCGGCATACTACCTTTTCGCCTTGAAGATTTCCGCCAGTATATCCCCTACGGCATCATAGTTACTGATACTGCCGAATTCATCGAGCGGCACATCAAAGGTGGGATATACCGGCTCGACGAAGGAGTGCTGGACGGAAGGGTCAGCCAGATTGCGCATATGGAAAGGGGAGAAAACTACAATGTCCTTTACGTTAGGGCTCGGGTTGAGAAGGGGCTACTGACCTTCGGTCGCGAAGTACCTCCCTTTAACCAGATCAGGGGGGAACTTGAACTTCGCGGCAAAGATTTCAATCTGAACCGCATGTCCGGCAACTTCGGCTCCTCTCCCTTTACCCTTGAGGGGAAAATAACGGACTATCCCCTTGATCGCCCCTCCGGCTACCCTTTCAAAATGGTCATGACGCCGCACCAGGAAGAAGTGGCATGGCTGCTGGACCGCAAGAAAACGGGAAAACTCGTCTTCTCCGGGCCTTCCGTGCTGCATCTCTCCGGCGAAGGCTTCACTTCGGGGTACAACCTGGATGGAGACTGGGATCTGTCAAGTGCTGCCTTCAGCTACCCCAACATCGTCAACAAGCCCGCCGGCAGAACGAGCAACCTTTCCTTCTTGGGCAGCATCTCGAAAGAGGAAATGAACCTGTCCAGGCTCAGTTTGAACCTTTCGCCACTCTCGCTCGCAGCCACAGCAAATCACAATTTCTCGGGCAAAGAGCGGTTCCTTTGCGAGCTCAAGACCAACCAATTCCTCATAAGTGAAATTGCTCCGATGCTCCCGAAGCTCTCAAAATATCAGCCAGCGGGAAAAGTCAGGGCTAGCATCCGGGGGGCCGGCAAGCCTGAAGATATTCACTGGTCAGGAGAGGTCTCGCTCACGGGAGCTTCTCTAAAGCCGTCGGCTAATATCAGCACCCTCAGCGGCATCACCGGTACGGTTCGCTTCAAGGACGAATCTCTGGAGTCATCTTACCTTACCACTCGGTTAGGTAATTCAGTCATCTCCGGGAAAGGCTCCTTGACTGGTTTCCGAAACCCGTCATTCTCAGTTGAGTTCTCTTCTCCACTTCTACATCTCTCCGATCTGGGTTTCAGCCTCCCCAAGGGCGGGGCAACCCTGACTAGCGTTTACGGGAACCTGTCGTTGAACGATAATAACCTGAAAATAAATTCCCTCACTGCCAGCGCCGGCAATTCTTCTCTCTCAATAAAGGGAATGGTGCAAGACCTGCAGAATCCAACTGTCGAAGTGGCGGCAACGTCCCCCTATCTGGACCTCGGCGACGTTCTTCCCCTCATGGAACTGAAATCGACAAAAACTGGGCCGGAACCGCCGACACCTCTTCGGGTAACGGCATCGTTATCAGCGGAAGCCGGGAAAGCAGGCCTGCATTCTTTCGAAAAATTGAAAGCCAAAGGGGTAGCGGAAGACAGCATTCTGTATCTGCAGTCATTGGAGAGTAATGCTTACGGTGGGCGCATCACCGCCAAGGGAAGATTCGACTTCACCAGCAAACAGACACCCCGTTATCATGTCGGCTATTCGATAGAACGAATGTCTGCAGAGCGTCTGACGAAAGCTATCGGTGCGAGTAAGCAGGAAATTTCAGGAACGCTTTCGGCGTCGGGAGAATTGACGGCAAAAGGAGAAACAATCGCAGAGCTGAAAAAAACGGCTCTAGGTTCTGCACACCTCGAAATCGAGGATGGAGCACTCCGCCGTTTTGCCGTTTTATCCAAGGTTTTCTCAATACTCAACATTTCCCAGCTTTTCAAGGGCAGGCTGCCGGAGATGGTCTCGGGAGGCATGCCATACAACCGGATAACCGCTGACCTCGCAATAAGAGACGGCGTAGTGAGCAGTCAGGACC from Geobacter sp. DSM 9736 includes the following:
- a CDS encoding AsmA-like C-terminal domain-containing protein; protein product: MKMPQKNILLAVLILAAAVATTGGLLLEKILDLDAYKNTIIETMQRELKREVRYRSAEFSWRFGPSFTFKDVMIMERGTARPFVGAKRLTFKIALLPLLQREVSLKELLLDQPNMHVVRDREGNLNFSDLLEQKQGSVPFHINRLRIRNGAIGFIDYAAAPEGVAVALTDIHLSLAHFARGKQCSFKLSTLIGDERNKERVTVQGSAKLASVDRPLTETDFNFRITGKNIEASPYWPYYRQYVPFQKVTGQLTMDAEFTGKLASFTSRGNFGVRNLFFNYPEVFRSVLTPKTVQADYQLQFNSRDLTVSSLDLNVDGLQVHGNCALRDIPSGDLRITARAGILPFRLEDFRQYIPYGIIVTDTAEFIERHIKGGIYRLDEGVLDGRVSQIAHMERGENYNVLYVRARVEKGLLTFGREVPPFNQIRGELELRGKDFNLNRMSGNFGSSPFTLEGKITDYPLDRPSGYPFKMVMTPHQEEVAWLLDRKKTGKLVFSGPSVLHLSGEGFTSGYNLDGDWDLSSAAFSYPNIVNKPAGRTSNLSFLGSISKEEMNLSRLSLNLSPLSLAATANHNFSGKERFLCELKTNQFLISEIAPMLPKLSKYQPAGKVRASIRGAGKPEDIHWSGEVSLTGASLKPSANISTLSGITGTVRFKDESLESSYLTTRLGNSVISGKGSLTGFRNPSFSVEFSSPLLHLSDLGFSLPKGGATLTSVYGNLSLNDNNLKINSLTASAGNSSLSIKGMVQDLQNPTVEVAATSPYLDLGDVLPLMELKSTKTGPEPPTPLRVTASLSAEAGKAGLHSFEKLKAKGVAEDSILYLQSLESNAYGGRITAKGRFDFTSKQTPRYHVGYSIERMSAERLTKAIGASKQEISGTLSASGELTAKGETIAELKKTALGSAHLEIEDGALRRFAVLSKVFSILNISQLFKGRLPEMVSGGMPYNRITADLAIRDGVVSSQDLFVDSNAINMSAVGKLDVVRNEIDVTIGVQPLQTVDKVVSRLPLIGWVLTGKDKALITYFVEVKGNVDNPSVKVVPVKAMAKGVFDVFKRLFQLPAKLITDTGEVITGK